caaaaataattagaGAATAGAGAATTAAAACATTGTCATACTtactgaaacaataaataaagctCTCCAAAAGGTCAGTTCTTCCTGAAACCTTCCAACTCttcaagtgaaaaaataaaaataaatgtataacaaTACAGAGGCAGAGTGCAATGCTTGCATTTTATGTGAAAGTCCTTTTGTGACCACAAATGTCACTATGCAAGAAAGCATCCACAGCTTTTACTCAACCTTTTGGTCAGGATTCGAAAGGAAGGAGATCTTATCCAAAACAGTTCAACTTCAACAGAGTCCTGTCAGGGGGGTTGTGTTTCTGTAATACTTCGTTTGGAGACAACACACTCAAATTCCTCTCTGCTCAGGAGATTCTCCGTAATGCTTTTGCTTTCCTCAAACTTTGGCAGGATGACAGCAATGTATCCCTCAGTGGATGGCTATTCAAATTTGACAAAAGACTAGTAATACAATTCaaaattgttttgcaaatatGCATCATtggcattttaaattataaaatgcacaaatgcaaaTGATTAGCAGCACATGCAATTACCGTAATATATATTATCCACAATAAGGATCTTACAGTGTAATGTATACAAATTACCTTTTCCAGAAGAAGGGTGGGTGTTTCTAAAATATTCTCATTGACCTCTAGAAGACGGCCCCGGATGCAGCTAAAAAGATAATAGATTTGTTTGAGTGATGCTGACATTCACCAAGGATGCAGAAATGTTTGCCTACAATAACAAAACTGTTAACCCACCTGTAGATTGTGTATTCACTGTCATCTGTGCATGTTATCCTACACAGAGGTGCTAATTCAGTAAGGAACTGTCCTCCCTATAATGGGGGGAAAACGATGAAAGGCAAAAATGACCTCATAAACGTTTGTAAACCCCAAATGGGCCAAAAGCATGTGGAATTCTACAAATTTACCCGCTTGGATTTTCCAGAGACTTTATTGCTCAGCCGACTGCAGCCATTGCTGATCTGGTAATTGATGTTTTTGATTGTGCGTCCACTCTGAAGGATGGGATGAGTCTCTGCTAACGTGACGACGCATAATCTGTAGagaacacacattttacataaagGAGCATTTAATTCGCGGCATTAAATCATGGGTCTATATTGAAGGGTACCATTAAAAATCATAACCACTTGGGTCTTTATCCTCGGTGTTTACCCATTACACCTGTTACCTGTTTGAATGTTGCAGGATGCAGTGGTCCTCACATTCTTTTCCCTTCATATCTaaagaaaacagagcagaatTGTCAGGTAATTATGCTGACTAAGACACATTGTGTGATCTCGAGCATTCTGAAGTTAACGTTAGCTGACTTAACTTAGCCGCCTAACGGCTAAAATAGGATAAATTTCGGGGAGATTTACCGGCTCTGTACCAACGAGTGTAATATCGGTCGATAACCGAAGGcgcattttcttttgtgtttttctcttctacaCTATCCATCTGAAATATTCACCAGTCAGGCTTGAACTATGTGCTACAATACACGAGCGTATCCACACTACTTCACCTTACATTAGTGAATGGTGTAACACCAACATGCGTCCGTCTTTAAAACGCACCCCACTATCAGAAGGGTTCCGGATATTTTTTTCTGCGGAAGAAGTGGAAAAGACTCTATAAGTAGGCACAACTGTATATGCACATGACACGTCAATTTAGTACTGTGGTAATTTAAAGTACTTCTCCTTTGGATAGTTAAGcagatatttacacattttgccAGTAGAGAACTTTTCTCCTTGTTGGATAGCTGATAGCATGTTGCAAGCTGGAATATAAATAGCCTGGATTACAAGCTAATTGTTACCTGTGGCAGTAACTGACCCAAGACTGCAACTTTCCAAATTAATATGCAACACTGGTATAAGAAGCATCACAAGGTGATTCCTGCATTATTGTTTTATGGTCAACCTTCCTTGTTGAGGAGACttgtattataaatattactaaatacatttatcatttgataaaaaaaaatctgcaggtTAATATGGTCAAACTCAAACTTTTCTACATGACATAGCAGTTCTTCACTTTGCCCACAAGATGTCAGGCTACTGCTAACAACAAGTATAGTcggtattttatttaaaatttttaaacattacactTGCAGACTCCTGAGACGACAGGAAAGTTTATTCAGCTGCAGATCTTCTGCGTGATACCTCTATATTCATCATCATATATGTGTAATGTTTTCCACTTAACTCTAATGTTTCTCACAGACGGCAGATAGCCGTACAAGATTCTTCTTCCCAGTTGATTATGTAATGATGAGGTCTGAGAGAGAATGGATGAAGGAATGAAGGGGTGTCCACCTCCTAGGATCTGACAAACGGCACCTCTCTGACGTAGACCAACCACAtaccaaaaatgttttagctgGATGTGCTACTTGGACACTGTGGACAATGCTGAGGGAACAATTTTGTGGAAATAATGTTGGCTTTGGGCGGATTAACTAATGATGACTTCATCTTGGTCATATAATTGAGAGAAATAGCGTGGAGGAGCGAGAGAGCCAAGCTGACATTTGAGGGCACAAGGAGTTTTCCATATCTTTACTCATCATTACCAAGACTTGGAAAGTTTAGCTTTCAAGACCCATTGTAATGACTTTTTCCATTACTCCTCCAACTGTGTTAGGCTCTAGTCTGCATTTAATTCAGTGATGAAATACAAAACCACTGTGGAAGTAGTGGATGCAAAAGGAGAATCCTAAAGATATGCAATGCAATCTTATGTCACGATTTAAATACAGACATGGCCAATAAAAAAGGCCCTCCTTCATATGACACTTGACTACAGTGCTTGTGACCTTTTCCACAGAATATTCATTAGCTGCAACAGAAAAGGTAGATGCTCAGTAGCTGAAGTTACTTGAATCCATCCAGTAGGTGCTGCCACTTATAGAGTGTGTAACAGTAAGCaataatgcaatgcaatgcCCCCAGTCAGAGTAAACATTGTTTGAAAGTTTGTGAGGTTGAATGTTTGATAATAGGATTTTTGAGTCACAGGGAAAATTACCCATATGTCCTGTTATTTAGCAGGTATTTACACAAAAGTATGTGTTTATTAGTCTGTTCATAGCTTATGTGTATCTGCTACTCTGCGTACATTTCCAACCTTTCAGTTACTGCTTAATGTTAGAATGACACATTTGGTCTCCCACTCTTCAGGAAATTTTAAGGCTGGCTGTCAGACAGGCATCTCAAGTGTCTCCAGCTGCACAGGGTTTTTTAGTGTGTGATGCACACGTACTGTAGCTCTACATCAGCTACTGCTATGGCAGTTCTTCTCTGGCCTGATGTTTATGTGTTTGGCCCCAGCAGCCTCTCCCTCCACATGGAAGTTTGCCAGGTTGTTTTTGTAGATGATTCTTTTTGCCAGAGAAGAGCCTGATAAGGAAATAGAAACGTTCTGCCCAGTGGTGTTGCTGCCTGCATGTCTTACAAAAAGCctgtgacatgtttttcttACTAAGATGGTACTCACCAAAGTAAAGTTACAGACGTAAAATTGATTATTTACCTCATTATAGCACTAAGTTGGCACAAAGTTTGTAGCAAGACAGGCAGTTTAGATATTTCTCAATTGTGATACAGATGGAGAGATTTATTACACGAATGAGGATTTCTTTTCCTTAAGTGGTTCATGCAGACAAGCTATCAGTAACACTTCAATGTCTAGTGAGGGAATTGCCTGCAATCCAGCATTACCCTCCACATCTCATCGTTTGATAAATTTCTaggaaaatgaagagaagtACGGTGCGGGAAGAACAACCTACTCTTATTTCTGGAAAGCATTAAGACACAAGCATGCATTTGCTATTAAACAGATTCATCATAtgtcaaaatacacatttaaaatcttcTGGATTGTGTCGTTTCGTGtcgttttattttttcaagccATGTCAAATGGACTAATGTGTCAAATGATTACAATTTCTGATGAGAGCAAGCACAGACACATGTGAAAAGTACTAAAACCTTGTAGCCTGGTAACACCACACAACCACAAACCGCTTTAAGTCTGCTGTGGACCTTTGTTGCATGCCCTaccttctctctttcctcccatgtttcctgtctgcCTCCTTGGTGTAAACTACAACATGAAAGTTTGAAAAACACTCCAGAATTTACAGGAAAGGCGTTTTAGTGTTAGAAAAAGCACCTAACGTGGAGGCAAGTCGAGTTCTAAGTATGACTGAAAAgaatagtttaacattttgcttttctaGAGAGCTGGAGATTtgtttgctatttttattttaagattagCCAATAACTGATGGCTGGCATTTCATATTTAACAGACATATAAGAGTCATGTAAGAGAATTTTTCCATTGTGGTTTGAATGAGCAACACAGTGATTTAGTACAGGTAGCATGACTAGAGCTAGTCACTGAGACATTTGCTTgtgataaagaataaaaaagatgtcagatttatgttttaaatatgagtgTATATCTAGAgtacatgtgtgtgagagaaaaggattTAATGTCCTTGGCAGCAGTTGTAGTTACAGATTGTCTTAGCCAAATTAATCACCACTGTTGTGCTATGTGGAAAcattagaaagaaaattaaaggaaaatgcACAGTAGCTTAGCACATTCTCACATTTAAGGTTTGCATGTGTGCGACACAAGGGATGATTTCATTTGACATCAGTGATAACCCCTGACTGCAAACTCTGAAgtgcaaaataaaaggaagtaGCCTCACATGTTTTGTTTCCACTGATGACTGCCAGTTCAGGGCATTGTATTTGTGATTTGTAGCTGCAAACCAATCTTTTTAATAGAATAAATTACAACTGAATGtactgtgaatacatttaatcaAAGGTCAATAGCTAAACGGTGGGTCACTAGTCTAATGGCCTTGGTGTTATTAATCACATATTAGTTTTTATCTCTGTGACATCTCAAGCTTTCATTTCACTGACTGTGGACTGTGTCCTTCTGCATGTCATTCTCTAAAGTTAAATGGGATTCAGCAGGAGCTGATAGCAATGGAAAGAACATGCACACTGCCAGGTAAAACACAAACGTTCATGCACACATGAGGAATCATTTAAAAGTATTGGAGAGTTGCAGCTTTTGATTCTTGCCACATGCTTTCTCTTgcaaaagcattaaaaatttAACAAGACTTTTCTGTGACACTATCAATGGCATATACTGACACCAACTTTTTATGTTCGTGTACGTTTACCAACAACTGAGGTTTTAATTAGATAGTGCCTGCACAGAGCATGTGTTAATTGTTTGTAAGAAGCCACGTGGCGAACAGCTGCTTTGAAATCTCTTCATTGAAAGTGAACTTTTCCCTTAGAGGATCCCTTCACCTCCTGTGTTTGCTTGTAGCGCAGCAGCAGGCAGGACCTTCTGGGCCAGCCAGCAGTTGAACAACAGCAGAGCCAGGTTGTTCTTTTTTATCCAAAAACATATCCTTCAACTGCTTCCCAGAAAAACTCGCCTGTGTCTGACTGAAGCTCACATCCAAATggttgttttcttaaaaactttttatttgaatatcAGGCTGCATTTCATTGAGCTTCTGAAATGTTTCtctattatttaacaaaattatgTTGTTAATTAGAAAATGCCAAGCACACTAACTAATAACTATTACAGGATCACCCGGCATCAGCTATTGAAGTAGCTGTTTTAACCCTAAAACTAAAGTTTCCGTACACGGAAATGCAAAGGACATTGCACAACGATTTCCACACAGCTTTGCATACTCATGCTGCGGTTCTATTATGATATGTTGTTTACTCACTTAATTTCCCATGGtatgtttattttacagaaaaggaaaaaagcccTATGAGCACAGTGGATATCTCCACCTCATTCAGCTGCTTATGGGAAATGGTTTAAGGAATGAAAGCAGACACAGATTCCAAACAGGTCACATGAGAACAGCCAATTCTTTGTCAAGAGTTGTGGAACGTTcaagctttttttgtgttttgtttgttttcccctGGCTCTCTGGACTGTCTAGGACATGGCTGTGAGCATTGGTGGAAAAGGCCCTTGGTTCAACATTAAAAGACTTGTTCTCATATGCAGTTTCTCAGGTGAACAACGTGACAGCGCACTTTTGAAGAGCGGTAGTAGAAATTGTCAAAAGTGATTAATTAAGCATGTTCATTTGTTGATTGTCCTTCTCAGCTGTAATTTTAACAATAGGcgaaatgtttctgtttcttagtaaattatttttgttctgtattttagTTCATTATTATCTGTGGAGCATCAATTTTTGTCACAGCAGCTcagattttacaaaacattgcattttaagACGATGAAGAATTTGCCACTGTTTTTGACAAACTCAATCAAATATAGAGGAAGAGCatcagttttaataaatgtgcatgtttttgatTGAGCAAAGCAAACATTATTCTGGATGTTTTGTGGCTCACTCGTGAGCATCCAGCGTAGAAGTGGTGAAGTCAGAGGTTTGGACAGCTGGACTTTAGGCTATATGGGAGGATGTGGTGAGATTAGAGGAGCCTGATTAACAGAAAACAGGCTGTAGGAAGAAGAATCTCCCTCCCTTCCTTAATTTCCTTTACttgccccccaccccaccccccttctctctgtccataAATCCTGTTTCTAGAGACAAAGATGGATGGCGTCAGCTCTTCTTCCttcttgctgtttttgttcaggGGAAAAAGGCCAGAGAGCATTATTCAAGTGTTTTTCTTGGTGCTTACATCCATTGTAACAtcaaacaaaattcaaatagGAAACCAGGGACTCAACTTAGAATGCGTTTTGTCTCATGATAAATTAATCTCGAATCTGGTATTTTCTCGTAAGACACCATATGCTGTATGGGTATCTGATTTAGTTCTTCCGCTTGTTTCCCCATTGAGAGTCTTTGTTTCCACCATGTAAACACGCACATGTGTGATGATTGGCAGCATGATGGAGTATTGACTTTCTTATCTACATGGCTATTACAGTAAATGCTCATATGAGCACAGGGTAGTGTTGTTTTTTGGCTAAATGTCCACCACAGATGGGCCAGAGGtaggaacatttattttgaagttaTGTTTGGTCTTGGATAAAGTGTTTTTCCCGAAACCGATCTTCTATCCTATTCAGAGATGAACTTTTAAACTTCACCCTTTGCATAACCGACCGTatgttttaatgcacatttgccAGAGAACAACAAAGTCTATGATCTTCAGAAAATTCCCCTCACTCCCAGTATGACATTGGTTTTGTCTCCTATCTTTTACAGACTAAATACTGACTGGACAGCAGTCTCTGCATGGTGCAGTAGGCTaccagatgtgtgtgtctgcatcacTGATTGTTCCACTCAACgcgcatgcatacacacaaacacacccacacacacacacacacacacacacacacacacacacacatttgcaggtACTTTATGAGACTTTAAAACCAGCAAACAGTACTATTTGATCTTTGCTGACTGGTCGCACACAGTTAGCTACAGTTAGCTTAAAGTAAAATTGAGGCCAACTTTGTGCTGGTTTGGGTATACAAATCTTAGATAAACTGTGTGAAACTGATCATAGACAGCATAcagtttcttttaatatttcaaaggaAGTTAACCTAGCAGTTAACTCACTGGTAATGATGTAAATCTTCTTTAAACCAGTGCCTACCAACCTTGTTTGCTTGTGACTGCCAATACAAAACAATGTCTATACGGTGCGAGCATCTCAGGCTGGGAATGTAAAACTGCCtgtttttcacacaaaaaagcaataactgcaataataaaacattggAAAAAAAGCCGAATTTCCTATCCAAGTCATCATTTTGAGACCCCTTCAGTTTACTTTGCAAGCACATGTTTATGGCTATAAACTTCTTCTTCTAACTATAAAAACACCTCACTTAGTTGACTTAAACTTTTCCTCAGTGACTGACTGACTTCCCCTTATACACTTGGACCTATTTTTGATACTTTACTTCTTGATTCAGATGCAGGGGCATAGGTCATAAAGCTAGAGATACTAACACATGCTGCCCTGTGAATACAGATACACCAATAGATTTTCAGCTACAGTTTGTACTTTGGGGTTTGTGGTCAACAACGTTTTGGTCAAGCTCCTAAATATGAATAAGGAAGTTGCtcaagcacaaaaacaaatatgtgaaaGGGAAGTTTGGTTTTACAGGCACAAATAGTTTCAGGCTATATTTCATAAATATTGCAAATTGCATTTGTTCCGATGCATCTTATGGTGATCGAGCTGGATTTTCACAATCATTGCACAGGTAAAGATTGAATTTATGcccatttttgtaatttttttaaaacactgctttGTATAAAAAACACCAGCACCTCAACTAGCACAACAGTCGGACTCTTAAGGCACCAAAAAAGCCCTTTTGTACTATTTTAATGCTGGTCATATGAGTGAGTCAAAGATATACATAGTAGAAGTTAACATTGTGTTGATAATTGTGGCAGCAGCCTGTTTCTGCCAGCTGTGTGTTCTTTAATTAATCTTATAAAATCCCCATGAGTATTGCTCCTGGTATCTACTCAACACCAAACATTAAAAGCTGCTCTagtcaacatttttatattgacaGAGGATAACATTAGAATATGtttataaagtataaaatagTCATCTGAATCTACAGTTCTAAATACCTCTGTTGGGCGTTTTATTGTTTCCTGGTTTACAGCACTGATGCAGGGGGTCCCAACACAAGAATCTGCTTGTGGTAAATATGTTCAGATACACGTTGCACACTACCTTCACAGTAGCAAACAGCAGACAGTCAACATTAGGGTCCAGCCGGTATACACAGTGAAGCATGTAACAATTAAAGAGCCAGAGCTGGTTGGGACCAAAGCGGAGCTAAAAGGAACATTAATATCAGCAACATTTGGAAACAAACATGAGTCcaaattattgttaatattgttCCTAGTCTGCTGTATTTGGAAATAAGCCACTATTTGCTAATATGTTGAGCATATTAACCGAGGTGGCCTAAAAGTCTATTAATGTAAGTTCACTTTGGATCTTCAATATGACTATTCAGCTATGCAACATTTATTAGCAACACTGGAAAATAGTTTGAAATCCCCTTAGCGCTTATACACATTAACATAAAGCAACAAAACTCCTAGCATTcaagtcttttcttttctctcataATGCAAGACAGTTTCTTTTTCCCCTTCCTGTGCAGAATACACATTTCACAGTTCAATTGCACCATCGTCCAGTTCAGCTCCGTATACTTCCTTTTTATCAGCTAAGTCAAAGTGTAAGTCATCATGCAATTTGTGTTATTGTTAAAGTACATAAAAGTGCTCACATTAGATTCTAAAACACATTGCGATGATTAGGATGTTGCTTCAGTGAAACCTTCTTCCAACAGTGGATTTTGGAGAAGGAGGACCTTTACTGCTTATGATTTGAATGTAATCCAGTCTTTTGAATCCCACTGCTGTCTCTACAAGTCATCAATATTTGCAAAGTTGTTCTCAGGAATAGCATAAACagatttgcttttcttcttcctgctctctgcCTTCACCTGTGTAGGGTTTTGAGTCCCAGAAAAGGACATGTAGGCAGCGATGCTGTTTCTGACGCCGTAGCTCAACATGTTGTCATTGCAGCTCTCTGTGCTGACCAACTGTGTCCTATAACAGATGATACAGAATTAAATGAGAACACAGAATTACAGTTTAGTCCTTCACCTGTGAATACAATTATAAAATTGATGATTTATTTCTGAGATCAAATGACCAGGTGATCAAAGTCTACATCAATGTCAATTATAGAGtcaaaacaatagaaaacactAATTGGCAGCTGTTCTGATAAAAACttcatcatatatatatatatatatatatatatatatatatatatatatatatatatatataattttactgATTTTACTTTGAGGATATGCTGTTTGAATCTCTCTGGATGAATTTGGATTGATCAGATAAAACAAGCAATTAGAATTTTCACATATTTCACAGATAAACTAATTATTACCGCTATAATCTATATATTCTAACATTCAATCGGCACCATTTTGACATTCAAGACTAACAGCTGGTGACACCAAATGAAGAGCTGTCTGCCAGAAACATTATGCACTACCGTGCTGCCATGATTAGCTGATAAATATCATCACCAAGCCACTATTGTACCTGTCTACTTTCTTCCAATCAAAGTTGTGTCGCATTACTACGGGCGGAGCTGCAGGATTTGCATCAGACTGTGGGGTCATGATGGACAGACAGGGGGAGGTTAACACACAGCACAAGCCATCTGAAGTGTCTGACGAGACAAAGAGAGGGAAGTAAATACAGTTGtcaggttttaaaaacaaacgACTAATATCATTGCATGATTTGCATTAACTACTTTCATACTCCACTGCCCAAGCGTATACACAAACCAAACTTGTGAAGGGGGTTTGGTGGGGATGTGTGTCAACCAACAATGACAGGACTATGACAATCAATGCTGACACTTTTTCTCTGAGCACGCACCAGTGGTCATTATCAAGCACTCATATTATATCTCACTTCCTGTTGTGTTCTAAAATTGTGCTGTCAGAGCAGGAAATATATTGAAAGCTGAAGAAACTGTTCTATATTAAGGAcatgaacaaatattttcagtacTCAAATGTGTTTGCCGTTGCCTTGTTTAAATTTTCTTAACTTTTACACATCTTTCTGTTTAGTTATTCTATGTATCTAGGTGTTTGTGCGTCCACCAACCTGAGTAGTGGTTGATCATATCTTCAAGGCACTGGAAAGTGAGTCGGGGGGAGATGTAGTACCAGCTGTTGTCCAGTCTGAAGATGCGATAGTGCTTTACTATCCTGTGCCTCACCGAGAGTGAATACATACCTGAGGGTTAGAAATACCACGTAGTTAATGATAAAAGCCTAGAATAGGTAAATAGAACTGCTCTTTTcatgaatacaaacaaataatgcACTAGGATTAGAAACGTCAGAAAATCgatgacatttaaatacaatgttAGGCGGatgtaaaaaaaggaacatAAATGTCAGTTCTGTAGTGTGAAGTCTAACTCCTCCCATCCTTAGTCATGCTAAAAATCCATGTACTGGAAAATAttcctatttaaaatgtaatataaaacattacatacagtaaataggTTAGGTTAGGCTACGccagctgtttttattattcatgcTGTTTCCAGTACTTGTGTTTTAGTCTAACACTctgtaggttttattttaatgctttttgtaCTAACATGCCTTTAATTTCATATCTATCTTTGGGCATTggtgcattgtttttttgtttttctttttagcttgttttgttgtttgatttcTAATTCTTGTCACTGGAGaatctgtgtatttatgtagAAATAGCAGTTAAAACTACAACATGCAACTTGTGATAACCTAAGACTCCAAATCTATTCACTCTGCTAagtcctctctctccctgctcttCTGTGCTCTTCAGGAATTCATCGTGCTCCTACACTTTCTATTCAAGCGGAAATTCTTTTTAAACCTCTGATTATTCAGAAGCGCGAGCCTTGTCAAAAAGATGATTAGATCATATCTCTCAGTCACTCTGGATCATAGAGGCCTTTGACATCAGCTATCTACTTTATGGTACATTTTGGAGCATGTGTTTATCAAGAAAAGCACCTTaattttgtcttctttccttcttcttgAACCTTCTTTTTTGTGACAGATCTAACAATCTGGTCTTGGCCTGCATTTACTCAATTCCTCTTGTCTTAGTATCATCCTTATCTAGTCTTAGGAAAGTTTTTACAAGTGACCATGTGCATCCAAAGAGACTCTGCAGAGTTCTTACCTCTCTCCCTTCTGCTCTCCCGCACCAAGAAAGAGCCCACTCTGTTCCCaggaagaagcagcagctctTCGGCCTTCTGTCTCTCCACTCCTTCAAACAACCAACTAAAGAAACAAGCTATGAGTTACATTAAGCATATGTGGTATTTTTAATCTTAACAATGAAAATCTCAGTTTAATTGACCTTTTAACCTTAAAATAGTCACATAGAGCTGATACAACACATCTAATAGCTAACATCTTGTGTTACTAACATGCTCCATTATCACCCCTAACGCACTTATGTATTGTATAGGTTAGTGGAAGAAGaccatttctgtatttttattttataccattttcaaacattattattagaTCTGTACTTACCCGTGGTAAACTTTGGCCACATGGCTGTTGGGTATGTAGTTCTCCTTCCCTGTTTGGTAAGAGCGGACTCTCCACCAATAAGCCTCCCTGTCCAGCGAAAAGAGACAAAGGGGAATAAGCAACTGATCTCTTGTCTGAGTACTTCTCTATACTGCAATATTAGAGCACCAAGtgattctttctttctccatttcGTCATACATATTTGTGTTCTTCCGTGTACAAAATGTCTGTCTCCACTGAAAATGCGGAAAAAAGTTTAATCTTGAAGATCGTACTGTGCAATGACTCTGAGCTTCTCTCCCATTTTGTAAATGGGCTCGCTGATTTCAGGGGAAGGGTAGTCCTGAAGCACCACCACGATGTCCTCTTCAGAACCTGCCAAGAACAATGTTTAGAGCATTTACTATCAACAAAATGCTGATACACAGGCATCATGATTTGGAATGTCCCCAAAAAACATGCAACTAATAAATTGTCAGttaatgttgtttgtttgagtttgtttgAGAGTAGCTTACTTTAGCTCTGATACTGT
The nucleotide sequence above comes from Channa argus isolate prfri chromosome 1, Channa argus male v1.0, whole genome shotgun sequence. Encoded proteins:
- the abitram gene encoding protein Abitram, which produces MDSVEEKNTKENAPSVIDRYYTRWYRADMKGKECEDHCILQHSNRLCVVTLAETHPILQSGRTIKNINYQISNGCSRLSNKVSGKSKRGGQFLTELAPLCRITCTDDSEYTIYSCIRGRLLEVNENILETPTLLLEKPSTEGYIAVILPKFEESKSITENLLSREEFECVVSKRSITETQPP
- the sla1a gene encoding src like adaptor 1a, whose translation is MGNMVNGVIAKKVNSENPDSCLKSSEEDIVVVLQDYPSPEISEPIYKMGEKLRVIAQEAYWWRVRSYQTGKENYIPNSHVAKVYHGWLFEGVERQKAEELLLLPGNRVGSFLVRESRRERGMYSLSVRHRIVKHYRIFRLDNSWYYISPRLTFQCLEDMINHYSDTSDGLCCVLTSPCLSIMTPQSDANPAAPPVVMRHNFDWKKVDRTQLVSTESCNDNMLSYGVRNSIAAYMSFSGTQNPTQVKAESRKKKSKSVYAIPENNFANIDDL